From Psychroflexus torquis ATCC 700755, the proteins below share one genomic window:
- the gltX gene encoding glutamate--tRNA ligase: MDTKVRVRFAPSPTGPLHIGGVRTALYNYLFAKKHQGDFLLRIEDTDQNRFVEGAEQYIKETLEWCGIPYDEGPGKPGNCGPYKQSDRKEIYVEHVDKLIQSNNAYYAFDTPEDLEVKRKEAEQDHTKFSYGPKNRNQLNNSLTLSAEELQTKLDNKENYVIRFKTKSSVTLSIHDEIRGFIEVDSEVLDDKVLFKSDGLPTYHLANIVDDHLMRITHVIRGEEWLPSLPLHISLYEAFGWETPKFAHLPLILKPSGKGKLSKRDGDQLGFPVFPLEWKDPKTGATSSGYREEGFFPETLVNMLALLGWNDGTEKEFFSIKELTESFELERVHKSGAKFDHEKTEWFQHHYMQEMSVSKLVQEFSIILKEKGVDVQQAYVEEVVEKIRERAAFVSEFWELSSFYFESPKEFDSKSAKKAWKNDSQEWMRALIGKLESIEDFSQTHVQSEVKEWINTQGLSFGKIMQPLRLALVGAMSGPDVFHIAACIGKEDSIYRLNYAIEKLA, from the coding sequence ATGGATACGAAAGTAAGAGTGAGATTTGCCCCAAGTCCAACAGGGCCACTTCATATTGGAGGCGTAAGAACTGCTTTGTATAACTACTTGTTTGCTAAAAAACACCAAGGTGATTTTTTACTAAGAATTGAAGACACCGACCAAAACCGATTTGTAGAGGGTGCAGAGCAGTATATTAAAGAAACTTTGGAATGGTGTGGAATCCCATACGATGAAGGTCCAGGAAAGCCAGGGAATTGTGGGCCTTATAAGCAAAGTGATCGCAAGGAAATCTACGTGGAGCATGTAGATAAATTGATCCAAAGCAATAATGCTTACTACGCCTTTGACACTCCTGAAGACTTGGAGGTGAAGCGCAAAGAAGCAGAGCAAGACCACACGAAATTCAGTTACGGACCAAAAAATAGAAATCAACTCAATAATTCCTTAACTCTTTCTGCGGAAGAGCTGCAGACAAAATTGGATAACAAGGAGAACTATGTTATTCGTTTTAAGACAAAATCGTCTGTAACACTCTCCATTCATGATGAAATTAGAGGGTTTATAGAAGTGGATTCTGAAGTCCTAGATGATAAGGTTCTATTTAAAAGCGACGGCTTGCCAACTTACCACTTAGCAAATATTGTCGATGATCATCTCATGAGAATTACACATGTAATTCGCGGGGAGGAATGGTTACCTTCACTACCCCTTCACATTTCTTTATACGAAGCTTTTGGTTGGGAGACTCCAAAATTTGCTCACTTGCCTCTTATTTTGAAACCAAGTGGAAAAGGAAAATTGAGTAAACGAGATGGAGACCAACTTGGGTTTCCTGTATTTCCTTTAGAATGGAAAGACCCTAAAACAGGAGCTACCTCTTCGGGATATCGCGAGGAAGGATTTTTCCCAGAAACCTTAGTTAACATGTTGGCCTTACTAGGTTGGAATGATGGAACCGAAAAAGAATTTTTTTCTATAAAAGAGCTTACAGAATCTTTTGAACTAGAAAGGGTTCATAAATCTGGAGCTAAGTTTGATCATGAAAAAACAGAATGGTTTCAGCATCACTATATGCAAGAGATGTCCGTCTCCAAATTGGTTCAGGAGTTTTCAATAATCCTGAAGGAGAAGGGAGTAGATGTTCAACAAGCTTACGTGGAGGAAGTCGTTGAAAAAATACGGGAAAGAGCTGCGTTTGTATCAGAATTTTGGGAGTTGTCTTCTTTTTACTTTGAATCGCCTAAAGAATTTGATTCGAAATCGGCTAAAAAAGCCTGGAAAAATGATTCACAAGAATGGATGCGAGCTTTAATCGGAAAGCTGGAAAGTATTGAAGATTTTTCTCAAACCCATGTTCAGAGTGAAGTCAAAGAATGGATCAACACCCAAGGTCTAAGTTTTGGTAAAATTATGCAACCCTTAAGGCTCGCTTTGGTAGGGGCTATGAGTGGACCTGATGTTTTTCATATCGCTGCTTGCATCGGTAAAGAGGACAGTATATATAGACTGAATTATGCCATTGAGAAATTGGCTTAA
- a CDS encoding SPFH domain-containing protein has product MGTFAGIFIVVIVFFIIISGIFTVKQQTAALVERFGKFLSIRNSGLHFKVPLVDRIAGKINLKIQQLDVNIETKTKDDVFVILKVSVQYQVTRARIYDAFYKLESPSAQITSYVFDVVRAEVPKMKLDDVFVRKDDVANAVKSELNDAMLDYGYDIIRTLVTDIDPDDKVKASMNRINASEREKIAAEFEGETERIKIVAVARAEAESKRLQGQGIADQRREIARGLEESVEVLNKVGINSQEASALIVVTQHYDTLQSIGSQTNSNLILMPNSPEAGSNMLNDMIASFTAASQIGDEMKKQNDRKAIQEKPD; this is encoded by the coding sequence ATGGGAACATTTGCAGGTATTTTTATAGTGGTAATTGTTTTTTTTATCATTATAAGTGGAATTTTCACAGTGAAGCAACAAACAGCAGCTTTGGTGGAACGCTTCGGGAAATTTTTGAGTATAAGGAATTCAGGACTGCATTTTAAAGTTCCATTAGTGGACCGTATTGCAGGGAAAATAAATCTTAAAATTCAGCAACTGGATGTCAATATAGAGACTAAAACCAAAGATGATGTGTTTGTTATTCTTAAAGTGTCGGTTCAGTATCAAGTGACTCGAGCTAGAATTTACGATGCTTTTTATAAACTAGAGAGCCCAAGTGCTCAAATTACATCTTATGTTTTTGATGTGGTTCGAGCGGAAGTGCCAAAAATGAAATTGGATGATGTTTTTGTGCGCAAAGACGATGTTGCAAATGCTGTAAAGTCAGAACTTAATGATGCTATGCTAGACTATGGTTACGACATCATAAGAACACTTGTCACAGACATTGATCCCGATGATAAGGTAAAGGCATCTATGAACCGAATTAATGCCTCAGAACGAGAAAAAATAGCAGCTGAGTTTGAAGGTGAAACAGAGCGAATTAAAATCGTTGCTGTAGCCAGAGCCGAAGCAGAAAGCAAACGACTCCAAGGACAAGGGATTGCAGATCAACGTAGAGAAATAGCTAGAGGTCTCGAGGAAAGTGTTGAGGTACTTAATAAAGTAGGAATTAACTCTCAGGAAGCTTCAGCATTAATTGTGGTGACTCAACATTACGATACCCTTCAATCTATAGGAAGCCAAACCAACTCCAACCTTATCCTTATGCCAAATTCTCCTGAAGCGGGCAGCAATATGCTAAACGACATGATTGCTTCTTTTACCGCCGCTAGCCAGATTGGTGATGAGATGAAAAAGCAAAATGATCGCAAAGCGATTCAAGAAAAACCAGATTAA
- a CDS encoding DUF6327 family protein encodes MKKYNSFKEIDKDLKILKLKTQISKQKANIDLVYIRRAFSFTNIIAEFISYFGQKAVYAKIGTQILRKFGL; translated from the coding sequence ATGAAGAAATACAATTCATTTAAGGAAATCGATAAGGATCTAAAGATTCTTAAACTCAAAACTCAAATTAGTAAGCAAAAAGCTAATATTGATTTAGTGTATATCAGGCGTGCTTTTTCGTTCACAAATATTATAGCTGAGTTTATCTCTTATTTTGGCCAGAAAGCTGTTTATGCTAAAATAGGAACTCAGATATTGAGAAAGTTTGGACTATGA
- a CDS encoding YtxH domain-containing protein, whose protein sequence is MGNKTGNTILALLTGTALGVGLGLLYAPQSGEKTRKQLRDEADHLQENLNKKYKETSSHLSAFSEEAKKSIEEKLDKTFSNASTKADGMLSKLESELDQLKKKNSNLQEELKNK, encoded by the coding sequence ATGGGAAATAAGACAGGAAATACAATTTTAGCACTATTAACCGGTACAGCTCTCGGAGTAGGTTTAGGATTATTGTATGCACCACAAAGTGGAGAAAAAACTAGAAAACAGTTGAGAGATGAAGCAGATCATCTACAAGAAAACTTAAATAAGAAGTATAAAGAAACATCTTCTCATTTGTCTGCTTTTTCTGAAGAAGCAAAAAAAAGCATCGAGGAAAAGTTAGATAAAACTTTTTCTAATGCTAGTACTAAAGCTGACGGAATGCTGAGCAAACTTGAAAGTGAATTGGACCAATTGAAAAAGAAAAATTCTAATCTTCAAGAAGAATTGAAGAATAAATAA
- a CDS encoding glycine--tRNA ligase, translated as MAKEQDKFKHVISHAKEYGYIFSSSEIYDGLSAVYDYGQNGVELKNNIKAYWWKSMVHLHEEIVGLDAAILMHPNTWKASGHVDAFNDPMIDNKDSKKRYRADVLVEDYAEKIEQKAQKEIAKAKKRFGDAFDEAEFVSTHPRVVKYRSQSKEILTRLATSLTNEDLDDVKALIEELEIACPVSGSRDWTKVRQFNLMFGTKLGASAESATDLYLRPETAQGIFVNFANVQKSGRLKIPFGIAQIGKAFRNEIVARQFIFRQREFEQMEMQYFVRPGEELKWFEHWKVLRTKWHQSLNLGEENYRFHDHEKMAHYANAATDIEFNFPFGFKELEGIHSRTDFDLKAHENLSGKKLQFFDPELGENYVPYVIETSIGLDRMFLAVFSSALQEETLKDGSSRTVLKLPSILAPVKAAVFPLLKKDGLPEIAKELLKELQWDFNVVYDEKDAVGRRYRRQDAAGTPFCITVDHDTKEDHCVTIRHRDTMEQQRVPMSEVKAIIQKEINFKTWLKS; from the coding sequence ATGGCAAAAGAGCAAGACAAATTCAAACACGTAATATCCCATGCTAAGGAGTATGGTTATATATTTTCCTCCAGTGAAATCTATGATGGCTTAAGTGCTGTTTATGATTATGGGCAAAATGGAGTTGAACTCAAAAACAACATTAAAGCCTATTGGTGGAAAAGTATGGTCCACCTTCATGAAGAGATAGTCGGCTTAGATGCTGCAATCCTCATGCATCCCAACACGTGGAAAGCGTCTGGTCACGTAGATGCTTTTAATGATCCTATGATCGATAATAAGGATTCTAAAAAAAGATACCGGGCAGATGTTTTGGTCGAAGACTATGCCGAAAAGATAGAACAAAAGGCACAAAAGGAAATTGCAAAAGCCAAAAAGCGTTTTGGAGATGCTTTCGATGAAGCTGAATTTGTAAGCACTCATCCTAGAGTTGTCAAGTACAGATCTCAATCCAAAGAAATCTTAACGCGATTAGCGACTTCATTAACCAATGAAGATTTAGATGATGTCAAAGCCCTTATCGAAGAACTGGAAATAGCTTGCCCAGTAAGCGGATCTAGAGACTGGACCAAAGTGAGGCAATTCAACTTGATGTTTGGCACCAAGTTGGGCGCTTCTGCAGAATCGGCAACCGATCTCTATTTACGGCCAGAGACCGCCCAAGGAATTTTTGTGAATTTTGCCAATGTCCAAAAATCGGGGAGGCTAAAAATCCCTTTTGGGATTGCCCAAATCGGAAAAGCCTTTAGAAATGAAATAGTCGCTAGACAGTTTATATTTCGCCAGCGGGAATTTGAACAAATGGAAATGCAATATTTTGTTCGTCCTGGAGAAGAACTCAAATGGTTTGAACACTGGAAAGTGTTAAGAACAAAATGGCACCAATCTTTAAATCTTGGTGAAGAGAACTACAGATTCCATGATCACGAAAAGATGGCGCATTATGCCAATGCCGCTACCGATATTGAATTCAATTTTCCTTTTGGCTTTAAGGAATTGGAGGGGATTCACTCAAGAACAGATTTTGACCTTAAAGCGCATGAAAATCTATCTGGAAAAAAACTTCAATTTTTCGACCCAGAGCTTGGTGAAAATTATGTGCCTTATGTCATTGAAACCTCAATAGGTTTAGATAGAATGTTTCTAGCTGTTTTTTCGAGTGCTTTACAAGAGGAAACTCTTAAGGACGGTAGCTCAAGAACGGTATTAAAGCTCCCTTCTATACTTGCCCCCGTAAAAGCGGCTGTGTTTCCACTATTGAAGAAAGATGGCTTACCAGAAATTGCTAAAGAACTTCTTAAGGAGTTGCAATGGGATTTCAATGTTGTTTATGATGAAAAGGATGCTGTAGGGAGACGCTACAGGAGACAAGATGCAGCAGGAACCCCGTTTTGTATTACCGTAGATCATGACACTAAAGAAGATCATTGTGTGACTATTCGCCATCGAGATACGATGGAGCAACAGCGTGTTCCTATGTCTGAAGTAAAAGCTATTATACAAAAAGAGATCAATTTTAAAACGTGGCTAAAGTCTTAA
- a CDS encoding ComF family protein: MFKDFKNLLFPKLCACCDQVLLKEEAFICTFCRHELPLYANFFDGHHDLHKILYGRVQLERAASLFYFEKKGPIQALIHDLKYRGNKELSFYLGSWLGEILFEAGWQRSIDVVIPVPLHRQRMRERGYNQVEGFGKAIAEKLSAKYTDTILKRRSNSKTQVFKSRMARSEVIGNNFYAEHLQEVSGQHILLVDDLVTTGATLEACYLALNEAEGIKLNIATMAITK; encoded by the coding sequence ATGTTTAAGGACTTTAAAAACTTATTATTTCCCAAACTCTGTGCCTGCTGTGATCAAGTCTTACTGAAAGAGGAAGCCTTTATATGTACGTTTTGTAGGCATGAATTACCGCTTTACGCCAACTTTTTTGATGGCCATCACGATTTGCATAAGATCCTTTACGGCAGGGTCCAGCTCGAACGGGCTGCAAGTCTGTTCTATTTTGAAAAAAAGGGACCTATCCAAGCTTTAATTCACGATCTAAAATATAGGGGCAATAAAGAACTGAGTTTTTACTTAGGCAGTTGGTTAGGAGAAATTTTGTTTGAAGCAGGTTGGCAAAGGAGTATTGATGTCGTTATTCCAGTTCCTTTACATAGACAGCGGATGAGAGAAAGAGGCTATAACCAAGTAGAAGGTTTTGGAAAAGCTATTGCTGAAAAGCTGTCTGCAAAGTACACCGATACCATCTTAAAAAGACGTTCTAATTCCAAAACTCAGGTATTCAAAAGCCGAATGGCAAGGTCTGAAGTTATCGGTAATAATTTCTACGCAGAACATCTGCAAGAGGTGTCTGGTCAACATATACTACTTGTGGATGATTTGGTAACTACTGGAGCCACCTTAGAAGCCTGTTATTTAGCTTTGAATGAGGCTGAGGGTATAAAACTAAACATTGCAACGATGGCCATTACCAAATAA
- a CDS encoding Ig-like domain-containing protein, with translation MRVHFSRLTVCIVLVSILSSCAQRGRPDGGPRDLDPPKFVNSTPENYTTNYKKNQVIINFNEFVKLEDASQKIFFSPPIEPRPSIFPMGQASRNVRLDIPRDSLEGNTTYTVNFGKSIEDNNEGNKLPYFKYVFSTGNYVDSLQVEGNVFDAFSRISDENISVMLYALDSNYTDSLVYEGKPRYISFVRDSTSLFSVDNIKPGNYKMVAISDKNNNYKFDPAQDKIGFVSDTVKIPSDQLYDILVFKEELEFEAVRPKQVSKQQFEFGFKGTLEDYKIDLISEAPQDFKAKYFKDQDIDTIHYWYKPYLEKDSLLFTFSNQGRIDTLEIRPKQIEEDSLKISEVTIKKNKLLTDFKLKANTPIVSFEKDSISFINQDSLAIDFELALDTLYNQLTFKFEKEEKQSYKIDLLPGAIADFFETQNDSLSFRYSTKALADFGNLNLTITNIEEFPIIVELVNEKGDVESTVYETEKSTVNFKLITPGSYFIRLVYDKNANGKWDTGNFLKRVNPEPVLYEAQPVEIRANWDVQLSITLY, from the coding sequence ATGAGAGTTCACTTTTCACGACTAACAGTGTGTATTGTATTAGTTTCTATTCTTTCCTCTTGTGCCCAAAGAGGACGACCAGATGGTGGACCCAGAGATCTAGATCCACCAAAATTTGTGAATTCCACCCCAGAAAATTATACGACCAATTATAAAAAAAATCAGGTTATTATCAATTTCAATGAATTTGTGAAATTGGAAGATGCTAGTCAGAAAATTTTCTTTTCACCTCCTATAGAACCCCGTCCTAGCATTTTTCCTATGGGACAGGCGAGTAGAAATGTGAGGCTGGATATTCCTAGAGATTCGCTAGAAGGCAACACCACCTACACCGTTAATTTTGGAAAAAGCATAGAAGATAATAACGAAGGCAATAAACTCCCTTATTTTAAATATGTGTTTTCCACGGGTAACTATGTGGACTCGCTTCAAGTAGAGGGCAATGTGTTTGATGCTTTCAGTAGAATATCTGATGAAAATATTTCTGTAATGCTTTATGCTTTAGATTCGAACTATACGGATTCTCTTGTTTATGAAGGCAAACCGAGATATATTTCTTTTGTTAGAGATTCGACCTCCTTGTTTAGTGTGGATAATATAAAGCCAGGAAATTATAAAATGGTGGCGATCTCCGATAAAAATAACAACTATAAATTTGATCCCGCTCAAGATAAAATAGGATTTGTAAGTGATACCGTTAAAATTCCTTCAGATCAACTCTACGATATTCTTGTCTTTAAAGAAGAGCTAGAGTTTGAAGCGGTTAGACCTAAGCAGGTCTCCAAGCAACAGTTTGAATTTGGTTTTAAGGGAACTCTTGAAGACTATAAAATCGATCTGATTTCTGAGGCGCCTCAAGATTTTAAGGCGAAATACTTTAAAGATCAAGACATCGACACCATTCACTATTGGTATAAACCCTACCTGGAAAAGGACAGCTTGTTGTTTACCTTCAGTAATCAAGGTCGAATAGATACATTGGAAATCAGACCAAAGCAAATTGAAGAAGACTCTTTAAAAATTTCAGAAGTAACTATTAAAAAGAACAAATTGCTAACTGATTTTAAACTAAAAGCAAACACCCCGATAGTTAGCTTTGAAAAAGACTCCATTAGCTTTATCAATCAAGACTCCTTGGCTATCGATTTTGAATTAGCCCTAGATACGTTGTATAATCAACTGACTTTCAAATTTGAAAAAGAAGAGAAACAATCTTATAAAATAGACTTATTACCAGGTGCTATTGCCGATTTTTTTGAGACTCAAAATGATAGCTTAAGTTTTAGATACAGTACAAAGGCATTGGCAGACTTTGGAAATCTCAATCTCACCATCACCAATATTGAAGAATTTCCCATTATTGTTGAATTGGTGAATGAGAAAGGGGACGTTGAATCTACGGTATATGAAACCGAAAAATCCACGGTTAATTTCAAATTGATTACGCCGGGGTCTTACTTTATAAGATTGGTATATGATAAAAACGCCAATGGGAAATGGGATACAGGAAACTTTCTGAAGAGGGTAAACCCCGAACCTGTCCTCTACGAAGCACAGCCAGTTGAAATTCGCGCCAATTGGGATGTGCAGTTAAGTATCACTCTATATTAG